The nucleotide sequence AAACTTTCTCTCCTAAAGCTACTTATACATCACTAATTTCAGTTAATATATTGCTTGTTTTATTTTACCAAAGCCCTATTTTTAGTAAATGTATTGTCCTATTATGTATATAGTTGTGCTTAACTAACTTATAATTTAACCTTTAAAAACAAAAATCATCCCTTTAAATCAATCTAATGGTTGATTTAAAAAACTATAATATGACTTATAATTTACACAAAATCATATATAAGGGGATTACTAAAAATGAAAAATGTAAAAATAATTATCGAACCTCAATGTTCTATGATAGATGAAAAGACAAATATATTAGTCCAAGGACTTGTTCCTTATGAAATAATAACAATAAAAGCCCTCTCTTTAGATTATTACAGAATAGGTGCTAAAAATAATAATCCTGATAACTGGAAATGGGTAAAAAAAACTAACTTTGAATCCTTTGCAGTATTTAAGGCTGATGATAAGGGCACTGTTGACTTATCTAAGGATGCTCCAATTAAAGGTTCCTACACCAGAGTAGATTCCATGGGTTTATTCTGGTCAATGGTGTCTACACAGCAGCAAGACTATACTCTAAAAAAATCTCTATCTTCATGTCCTTTTTTGACCTCAATGGAGGTTATTCTGAAGGTTGAAGTCTGTGGTAAAGAATTAGTATCTTCAAAATGCAAAAAACTCTTTGTTTCTTCAGATGTAAAGTGTCAATACGTTACTGAAAATAATTTAGTAGGAAAATACTTTACCAATAAAAATTCCAAAATAAAAAAAGGCATAATTGTATTAAGTGGATCAGAAGGAGGAATACATAACGCATCACAGATAGCTGCACTATTAGCTTCACATGGATATCCTTCTTTAGCTCTAGCTTATTTTGGAATGGATACCCTTCCAGCTACTTTAAACGAAATCCCTCTCGAATATTTTGAAAAGGCCATAGATTGGATAATTACTAAAGGCGATATATCTCCAAATAATTTAACCGTATTTGGACGATCTAGAGGAGGTGAATTAGCCTTACTCCTTGGCAGCACCTTCAAAAAAATCACATCGGTAATTGCCGTGGCCGCAAGTCCTATTTTATTTGGTACAAATACCACGAAACTTTCAAGTTGGAAATATAAAGGTGAGGATATTCCCTATTTAAACTTAAAAATTAATATAATATCTTTTTTGAAAAATGCACTTACAGATAAACTTCATGGCAGAACTATTAACTTTTCTAAGTTATATACCAATGCCATCAAAAATCCAGATGCAATAGAGACATATATGATACCAATTGAAAACACAAATGGATCCATACTAATGCTTTCGGGTGATAATGATCACATATGGCCTTCAAGCAAACTATGTAAACTTGGTATAGAAAGACTTAAGCAACATAATTTTAGCTTCTATTATGATTTTTTAGAATATAAGGCTGGACACCATATATACTTTCCATATCAACCGATATACAAGTATAATGGTTCAAATGAGAATATGGCCATTTCAAACAGAGAAAGTTGGAATAAAATATTAGAGTTTTTACAAAAGCTTTAGTTGAATAACACTTAGCTAAAATAGAAAGGCACTAGTCTATTATAAAAAACTAGTGCCCTTTTTTAAATTATAAATTCACTAAATGCTCATTGCCGCAAAAAAGCCTTCGGTAGTAGCCTTTATTAAATTTCCACTCTTATTATTACAATCTCCTATTACGTATACTTCCTTTACTAATTCCTTAAATTTATTTACCACTTCTGTACGTGGTGTTACTCCAAGTGCTAAAACTAATGTATCACAGCATATCACATGCTCCTGCTGTCTTTCATCAACAAAAACTGCATCTTCATCGGATATTTCTTTAAGCTTTATTCCTGTAATTGTTTTTACATCTTCACTCTGTAGCATACTTCTTAAAGTTGATGTTGCTATGGCTGGAGAGTTTGCATCTAAATCTTTAAGAGGTCTCATATCAACTAATGTTACTTTTTTACCTTTCCTTGCAAGCAACAGAGCAGCTTCACTTCCTGTAAGTCCTGCCCCTACAACTATAACTTTATTTCCTGTATCCATTTTTCTTTGAGCTATATCACCAGCCCATATGACATTTTTCTTTTCTACCCCTGGTATATCAGGGATAAATACTTTTGACCCAACAGCAATAACTATGGCATCTGGATTCTCCGCTTTCACATTTTCTACAGTGGCTTCAGTATTTAATCTTACCTCTATGTTTTGGGACTCCATAGTCATATTTACAGCCCATTGTAAATACCTTCTCATGTCATTTTTTAGAGAACTAGCTGAGGCTACCTTAAGAAATCCACCTAACTCATCACTTTTTTCCATGATAATTACTTTGTGACCTCTTTTGGCAGCATCTCTTGCAGCCTCCATTCCTGCAGGTCCTCCACCTATAACAACTACCTTCTTCTTAGTCTCTTGAAAAGGCATATTCATAAATTCTCGTTCTCGTCCGTTCATTGGATTAACAGCACACCTTATAGGAATACAATATGCATGAGGTGATTGTCCTACACAAGTTGTACATCTTATACAAGGTCTTATTGTTCTTTCCTCTCCATACTTAGCCTTATTAACAAAATCAGAATCTGCAATGAATGCTCTAATCATTGCAACCATGTCTGCTTTTTCCTCAATTATAACTTGTTCAGCTATGTCTATATCAAGTGATCCAACTGTAGTTACTGGTATGTTTAGTTCTTTCTTAAACCTCTCCGCGTAATTAACATTAATTCCTTGAGGTATATAAGTAGGTTGTATCATAAATGGTATAGCTTCAGGTTTGTACAAATCACCAACAGAAACATGTATAAGATCTATTTTCTCTTGAATAATTTTAGCAAACTCTAAAGCTTCACCTATTCTTACACCGTGCTCATTTAATTCATCTGCACTTATACGATATTCTATTGCCATATCATTTCCTATCTTTTCTCTTACTGCATCTAAAAGCTCTCTAGCAAACCTTGTTCTATTCTCCATATTTGAAGTACTATATTCATCTGTGCGTTTATTATAAAATGGAGAGAAAAATTGAGCTACTAAGTGACCATGCCCTCCGTGTATCATAACCATATCCATTCCTGCCTGCTTACAGCGAAATGCAGCATCAGCAAAATCATTTATGACCTGTTTTATTTTTTCTTTTGTCATATCTGTTGGTGTATAATCCGCTCTTAGATTTAGCTCCAAAGATGCTTTTGCACCATATCTATGTATAACCTCTGTAAGAGTATATAACCCATTTACTATGGTATCCTTAGACATATCAATAACATAAGGCGATGATTTTGCATATTCTGCATTAACAGGACTATCTCCAATAGTTACAATTCCTGCTCCACCTTTGGCCATAGCTCTTGTCCATTCAATAAACTCTTGTGTCACATAACCATCTTTTGATGCCAAAAATGGTTCTGCTGGCGATACTTCTATTCTATTTTTTACTAATATATTTCCTATTTTAATAGGCTTAAATACATTTCTATAATTATTCAATGACATAACCTCCCATTTTCTAACTTCTTCAATACCCGTTTTGATTATAGCATTGGTGTTTTTATCAGTAAAACATGTAATAATTATAGAAATATAAGTAAAACTTATAGTAGTAACCTAATTGTCCCAATATAAATCACTTAAAACTCCTAGAAATAACTTTAGCGTTGGATTCATATTTCCTTCCATCCATGCTACTCCTATTTCGACTATCTGCTTACTATTTTCAAGCTCTATATATGAAATATTATTATTCGAATCATTTGCCACACAAGTTGGAACTAAAGCTACTCCCATACCAGCCTCAACCATTATAAGCATTGTATCTAAATTTTTACATTCAGCTACTACATTAAGCTTAAATCCATCTCCCATGCAATTTTTTCTCATTTGTTTTACCGTGCTTGGAGCCTCTTCCTTTCCAACCACAATAAACTTTTCATTTTTTATTTCTTTAACATCTATTTTCTTATACCTAGCTAACCTATGCTCTTTATTTACAACAAGACAAATTTCATAATCAAATAACTTTCTATATTTCACATGACTTATATCATTTAATTCATACGGAAAGATAAAAGTAATGTCTAAGTGTCCACCTTTCATATCATCTGCCAGCTTTTTATAGCTATTTCTGCTAAGGTTTATACCAATTTTAGGATATAGCTTGTGAAACCTTTTAAGTATTACTGGTAAAAAGTTTTTTTCGCTTGAACCTAAAATTCCTACATTTAAAGAACCTTCAAAGCCTAAAGCTGCCTGCTTTGTTTTTCTTTCTGCCTCAACTACCCTTGAAGTTATTAAATCAGCTTCCTTAAGCAACACTCTTCCCGCATCTGTTAATTCCACTGCACGATTATTTCTAACAAACAACTTTACATTCAACTGTTTTTCTAGTGTAGAAATTTGTTGGCTTATTGCAGTTTGAGCAATATGATGTTCTTCTGCGGCTTTAGTAAAACTTAGGTACTTAGCTACAGAAATAAAATAACTTAGCTGCCTAAATTCCATAATTTCAAAACTCCCATCATACTCAGAATGCCCCCATAATACTTTATAGTTTATATTATTATACATCTGCTTCTCCATAAATTATAAAAAAAGTAAAAAAAGCAAGGTTTTTTGTAATTTGCGTCTCATTATCTTTTATTAATCTAAAACAAAAGACCACTACACATTAATTGTGTAGTAGTCCAATAAACAATTTGTATTCTTAAATCATAAAGATTAACTATTATATTACTAGCAATTCGTCTTCACACTTAACACTATCCATATTTTCAGATAAGTACTCTATGAATGCAGCCACAACCTGAGGATCAAATTGGGTACCCGAATTTTTAATTATTTCCTTTACTGCAAAGCTCCTATCCTTACCTTTTCTATAAACTCTGTTTGAAGTCATTGCATCAAAGGCATCTGCTACTGCTACTATCGAGGCACATTGTGGAATCTCATTACCTTTCAAACCGCTGGGATATCCCATGCCATCATATCTTTCATGATGGTATAAAATCATATCCAATATCTTGTTTTCCTTAAAGTCTTCATTCAACTCCAGTATGCTAAATCCAATTTGTGGATGTTCTTGTATTGTTTTGTATTCGTCTTCTGTCAGCTTTAGGGGTTTATTTAATATAGTATCACTTATACCTATTTTCCCAATATCATGCAGAAGTGCACCAATAAATACTTTTTCACAATCTTCCTCTGAATATTTTAACTTTTCTGCTATAAATCTAGCATATTCAGCTACGCTTTTAGAATGAACAGCTGTATAATTGTCTCTTAACTCTAACGTTTTAGCCAAGGTAGTAACAAGTTTAGCTGTTTCATATTGTTTCTTATCATTTATTCCCATAAGATAAATGGTAGCTAAAATTGTGACTGCTAAAATTACAAGATTAAAATAAATATTTTTATTTATGTACAATGCAGCTACAAATGCACCCAAATCTAAAAATCCAAATATTTTAATATTCTCCTCAGAAGTTTTCAATTGAATATCCTTGGTTTTTTTTTGCATACTCATTAAAATCACTCCTTTCATCATTCTAGGCTGGAGGCCACCCTTAAATAAAATTTATACAACTCCTTAATTATACATTTAAATTGTAGAATAATTACGCTCTATTCATGTGATTTAAATGTGAAATAACATCTATATTTTAAAATTAGATATCGTCCTTTTTAATTATTATCTATATCTATTTTCGACTAAAATTATATTTTCTTAATAGAATTTGTTGTTTTTCAAACTGTCTTGCAACATTTTGTTGAGTAAAACAACTACGAAACGCCATGAAACATTTCTTCATGGCGTTCTAAAAACTATATTACACTTTTCTTCACAAATTTAATTTTATTACGATTAATAATATCCATAACAATTTTATTATTTATTATAACTCTTGGAATCTTAATTTGATTTTTTGATATTCCCTTATTAAACAATGCCTCTTTTATTAAATCAAAGGTATTTGGCGCTAAAACCTCTACCTTGAGCATACCTAACTTTTTATTGTTTCTAGCTCTATTGTAAGCTAAATTTGATACCCTAAGCTCATCGTCTAATATATTTTGAAGCTTTTCAGTACTAAATCCATACATATTATTTCTAAATTCAAAGTAGAAAATATACCTACCCGGTGTAATAGAATTATCCGGCTCTGTTGTATAATCCACCAAGTCTAAATTTAATTTTTTAATTGTATTTTTTATAGCATAAGTTAGATGCTCTTCATTGGTTTTCTCAGCCGCCATATTAAGTACTTGATTTTTTCTATATAAAAACTCAATTTCTGGACATTTATTATAGAATCCCACTACTTTAACAACATCTCCAATTTTATACCTATAAAGTCCAGCGTAATTCGTAATAACAACTTCATACCTTCCACCTAGTTTTAGTTCAGACAAAAGAAGAGTATCAAAACTCTCCTCTCCCTTTTCTCCAATAGGAATAAATTCATAAAAAACAGCACTTGGTGTAATTACGTACAGCACCTTGCTTGCATATGGATTAATCCCAATCATAGCCTCAGTTGATCCATATGCTGCAGAATATATGGGAATTGAATCAATGTAATAATAAACCTTATCATTGTATATGGAAAAATTAGCTCCTGTTACAGAGGCAATATATAATAAGTTAGGCCATATCCTTTTAGCTATTCCTTTAAATCCTTTTTTGAATTCTTTTTCTAACTCCATAGCTCTTTTATTGTTAGGTTTTAACTTTTTATTTAGAACTTTTCTCAAACCTTCATCTATATTTAACTCTTCACTTATACTTCCCTTCTGTATATCCCTAACTAAAGCCTTATTATTTTTCTCAAGAGTTCTAAATAAATCTAATATATTGGAAATAAAAACTCCACTTATATAAAGAAGTTCTTCCTCCTCTAACCCAAATAGCAAATGGAGATAAAGTGCAGTTTCCTTGTCCTTTATCTCCATAACCTCTATTGGCGAAGTGTACAAATACGGAAGTAAATGTTTTATACCTTTCATTCCACCCGAGGTAGCAGAACATATTGGTATTTTCCCTTTTGTATATGTGGTCATTACTATATCTGCTATCATCATACCCCGGGCGTAATTCCAATTTTCCTTAAAATTATCATAACAAAATCTATTAACAAGTAAAGCCATATATTTCGAGGCTCTTCTTCTACTATTCTTAGTACATGGAACTAACTTTTGTTTCCCTGTAGTCCCGGAGGTATGGCCAAAATATTCAACCTTCTCACTCATTAACACATTTCCTTCACCATCTGCCATTCTATTTATATACTTCTCATAATCTTTATATTCCGTAATAGGAACACTGTCTTTAAACTGTCTTATAGACTTGATATCTTTAAATTTAAACTTAATCCCTATTTCACTTTTATCGTTTGATTTTAATATCTTAAACAAAACCTCTTCGTTTACTTTACCGCAATTTTTAGTTTCTTTTTCAAAGTTTCTTTTAACTATACCCCCAAGATCTATAGAAATTTTATAGATTACTTTACTCATCATACCCGTAATGATGCACTTCCTAATTATTTATTCTTAATAATTATATGAAACTATTTTCGTGTTATTTCATTATTAGTATATATAAGGTATAATTCTATACTTAACCTTTTCTTTATACTTAATATATTTATTTCCATACCTTTTTTCTAAATACTCTTCTTCTTTAGAAAACTTTATTCTATAAAAACACAAGGAACACTCACATATTCCCACTCCAATAAAATATGGTGATGCCAAGCTAACCGAAATCCCTTCTAATATAAATGCTAAATATATTGGATGTCTTATAACTGAGTATAAGCCTGTAGTAACTAACTCTGCACCATCCCTAGGTATAGATGAATCCGCCCAATTTTGCCCTCCTAAGTCTTTAAGTGCTTTACGATGTATGAAAAGTGAAATCAAGTAGAGAATGCCAACACCAATTACGTATGAGTATTTGTAATTATACCTTATATTGAATTCATAACTTACTCCACAAAATACGCCTATTACTAAAAGTGAAATTAAAATAAGCTTTATGTCTTTACTGCTTGTCCTAGACATTTTCTGAGCCTTATGCATTTGCATCCTAATTGATATTAGCAATATAAAATAGATAATCAGCATAACAAAAATCATAGCTTTTGTTCTCACCTCTATAAATATCAATTCCTTTTTTAATTAAATATGTAATCTTTTCTATATTATAACATATCCAACACTTTTATCATAAACACAGCTCAAGGGTATATATATTTATTAGTCGCAATAATTATCAAGTGAAGCTATTTTTGTTTAATTTTTGTTATTTATCTCTATGTTTTATTGACAAATAGTATAAATTAAATATATAATTAGTTAGAAATCTAACAAAACTATAGGAGTATAACAATGGAGGACAATATACGTATTGGTAAAATCATACTTAACCTTTCCAATAAAATTAGCAGACAGTTAAATAAAGAGGCTTCGGCTTTTGGGCTTACAGGTGTTCAGGCTAAGCTTATTGGTTTTATTCATCATAGATCATCTACACAAGACATATTTCAAAAGGATATTGAAGAAGAGTTTGATATTAGGCGTTCTTCAGTTACAAGTGCACTTCAACTTATGGAGAAAAAAGGATATATCAAAAGAGTTAGTGTCTCGGATGATGCACGTCTAAAAAAAATAGTTCTTACTGAAAAAGGCTTGGAACTAGATAAGAAGGTGTATGACGCTATTATCAAATTAGAAAACTCCTTAATAAATGAATTTGATAATGATGAGCTTCACGTATTAATTGATTCACTCGATAGAATTTCAAAAAAAATTGTTGATTAGTCGCAATTTTTTTTTGCACTATTAGTTAGAAACCTAACAAAAGGAGGATATTTATGATAAAGAAATTAGTAAGCTACATAAAAGAGTTTAAAAAAGCCACTATTGTTACACCAATATTTGTTATAGGTGAAGTAGCTATGGAAGTTATTATTCCACTATTGATGTCTAAAATAATTGACAATGGCGTAGGAAAAGGAAATATACAATATGTATGTATCGTTGGAGCTATTATGATAATAGCAGCTTTTGCATCTTTATCCTTCGGCGCCCTAGCTGGTAAATATGCAGCTAAGGCCTCTGCCGGATTTGCTAGAAACTTGAGAAAGGGTATGTATTACAACATACAGGACTTTTCTTTCTCGAATATAGACAAGTATTCTACAGCTGGTTTGATAACCAGATTAACCACCGATGTTACAAATGTTCAAAACGCATTTCAAATGATAATAAGAATGTTTGCAAGAGCCCCTATTATGCTAATTTCGGCCATGGCTATGTGTTTTTATATAAATTCTAAGCTGTCCCTAGTATTTTTAGGTGCAATTATTTTTCTTGGCATATTCTTGTACTTCATAATGACCACAGTTCACCCATATTTCAAAAGAGTTTTTAAAAAGTATGATGAATTAAATGCCAGTGTACAAGAAAACCTAACTGCAATTCGTGCCGTAAAAGCTTATGTTAGGGAAGAACATGAAGTTGATAAGTTTCATTCAGCTTCTGATATCTTGTATAAATACTTTGTAAAAGCAGAGAAGATTATTATACTAAATGCTCCACTAATGCAGTTTACAGTATATACTTGTATTTTGCTTTTATCCTGGCTTGGAGCAAAAATGATTGTCACAAAATCCATGACAACTGGCCAATTAATGAGTTTATTCACATATACAACTAACATAATGATAAGTTTAATGGTTATTTCTATGGTATTTGTAATGGTAATTATGGCAAAATCCTCTGCTGAAAGAATTGTAGAGGTTTTAGATGAAAAGAGTACTTTATCTAATGGTGAAGATCCTATATACGAGGTAAAGGATGGATCAATATGCTTTAATAACGTTGATTTCGGATACTCTAAAGATAATATGCTTTTAAGGAATGTAGATATAAAAATTAATTCTGGTGAAACTATAGGTATCATAGGAGGAACCGGAAGCGCAAAATCCACTTTCGTTCAACTTATTCCAAGATTATATGATGTAACAAACGGTTCTATTAAAGTTGGTGGACTAGATGTTAGAAAGTACGATATAGAAACCCTCAGAAATGAAGTTTCCATGGTGCTTCAAAAAAATGTGTTATTTTCAGGTAGCATAAAAGAAAACCTAAGATGGGGAAATAAAAACGCTTCTGATGAAGAACTTGTTGAGGCATGTAGGCAAGCTCAAGCAGAGGAATTCATAGAAACTCTCCCTAATAAATACGACACCTTCATTGAAGAAGGCGGAAACAATGTCTCCGGTGGTCAAAAACAAAGACTTTGTATTGCGAGAGCCTTACTAAAAAAACCCAAGATACTTATTTTGGATGATTCTACAAGTGCTGTAGATACAAAAACTGATGCCTTAATTAGAAAGGCTTTTAAGCAGACTATACCTGATACCACAAAACTTATAATTGCACAACGTATATCTTCCGTTGAAGATGCTGATAGAATTATTGTTTTAAATGATGGTAAAATAGACGCTTTTGATACTCATGAAAATTTGATAAAAACAAATAACATCTATAGAGAAGTCTACGAATCTCAGATGAAGGGATATGATAGTGATGAAGAAAAATAATGCTCCAAAAGGATCACCACTAAAAACACTAAAAAGATTATTACTATACGTATTTACACAATATAAGTTATTATTTTTTGTAGTAATTTTCACTATCTTTATAAGTGCCATTTCTAACGTAGTTGGTACATTGTTTATAAGGAATTTAATTGATGACTATATAACTCCGCTTTTAAAGGCACCAGTAAAAGATTTTGGTCCTCTTCTAAAGATTGTGCTTACAATGGGATTAATCTACTACGTAGGTGTTTTGTCAACATATATATATAGCCGCTTAATGGTTTCAATAACTCAAGGCTCCCTTAAAAGATTACGAGATGAGATTTTTAAGCACATGGAGTCCTTGCCAATAAGTTTTTTTGATACACATGCTCACGGAGATATAATGAGCATATACACAAATGATACCGATTCACTTAGACAAATGATTGAACAAGGTATACCACAACTTCTTTCAGGCGCCGTAACTATTATTGGTACATTAATTTCTATGATATATTTAAGCATTCCCCTTACAATTCTTCAGGTGATAATTATACTTGTAATACTTTATGTAACTAAGGTCATCGGCTCTAAAAGCGGAAAATACTTCAAGCTTCAGCAAAAGGATTTAGGTGTTGTAAACGGATATATTCAAGAGATGATGGAGGGGCAAAAGGTAGTAAAGGTATTTTGTCATGAGGAGGAAGCAAAACTTAAATTTGATGAACTAAATGACAAACTTTATGATAGCGCTAATAATGCAAATAAATTTGCAAATATACTTATGCCTATTATGGCTAACATAGGTTATATAAATTATGTACTAGTTGCCATCTTTGGTTCTGTACTAGCCATAGGAAACTTTTGGGGCTTTACCCTTGGTGCTATCGCATCTTTCTTACAACTTACTAGAATATTTAGTCAAACAACCAATCAGTTATCTCAGCAATTTAACTTTATAGTGATGGCATTAGCTGGAGCTGAGCGTATCTTTAAGCTTATAGATGAGCCAGCAGAAACAGATGAAGGCTATGTTACCTTGGTTAATGCAAAAGAAAATGAAAATGGACAATTATCTGAAACTAATGAGCATACGGGTACCTGGGCATGGAAACACCCTCACAGTGATGGGTCAACGACATTTACAAAGCTTCTTGGCGATGTAGTCTTTGAAAATGTTGATTTCGGATATAATTCTGAAAAAGTAATACTACACAGCATAAATCTTTATGCAAAACCAGGAGAAAAAGTAGCTTTTGTAGGTGCTACTGGAGCCGGAAAAACTACCATAACTAATTTGATTAACCGTTTCTATGACATTAATGCCGGTAAGATACGATATGATGGTATTAATATAGAAAAAATTAAAAAAGACGATTTAAGAAGATCACTTGGAGTAGTGCTTCAAGATCCTCATTTATTTACAGGAACAGTTGCTGATAATATTAGATATGGTAAGTTAGACGCAACAGATGAAGAGGTAATTGCTGCCGCTAAGCTTGCAAACGCTGATCAGTTTATAAATCATCTGCCAAATGGATACGATACAATTCTTACAGGTGATGGTGCTAATATCTCACAAGGCCAAAAACAACTTCTTACAATAGCAAGAGCTGCCATTGCTGATCCTCCTGTTTTAATTTTGGATGAAGCTACTTCAAGTATCGATACTAGAACAGAAGCCATTGTTCAAGATGGAATGGATAAGCTTATGCATGGAAGGACTGTTTTCGTAATTGCACATAGGCTTTCAACTGTAAAAAACTCAGATGT is from Clostridium acetobutylicum ATCC 824 and encodes:
- a CDS encoding LysR family transcriptional regulator; the protein is MYNNINYKVLWGHSEYDGSFEIMEFRQLSYFISVAKYLSFTKAAEEHHIAQTAISQQISTLEKQLNVKLFVRNNRAVELTDAGRVLLKEADLITSRVVEAERKTKQAALGFEGSLNVGILGSSEKNFLPVILKRFHKLYPKIGINLSRNSYKKLADDMKGGHLDITFIFPYELNDISHVKYRKLFDYEICLVVNKEHRLARYKKIDVKEIKNEKFIVVGKEEAPSTVKQMRKNCMGDGFKLNVVAECKNLDTMLIMVEAGMGVALVPTCVANDSNNNISYIELENSKQIVEIGVAWMEGNMNPTLKLFLGVLSDLYWDN
- a CDS encoding HD-GYP domain-containing protein, giving the protein MSMQKKTKDIQLKTSEENIKIFGFLDLGAFVAALYINKNIYFNLVILAVTILATIYLMGINDKKQYETAKLVTTLAKTLELRDNYTAVHSKSVAEYARFIAEKLKYSEEDCEKVFIGALLHDIGKIGISDTILNKPLKLTEDEYKTIQEHPQIGFSILELNEDFKENKILDMILYHHERYDGMGYPSGLKGNEIPQCASIVAVADAFDAMTSNRVYRKGKDRSFAVKEIIKNSGTQFDPQVVAAFIEYLSENMDSVKCEDELLVI
- a CDS encoding acyl-CoA thioesterase/bile acid-CoA:amino acid N-acyltransferase family protein, giving the protein MKNVKIIIEPQCSMIDEKTNILVQGLVPYEIITIKALSLDYYRIGAKNNNPDNWKWVKKTNFESFAVFKADDKGTVDLSKDAPIKGSYTRVDSMGLFWSMVSTQQQDYTLKKSLSSCPFLTSMEVILKVEVCGKELVSSKCKKLFVSSDVKCQYVTENNLVGKYFTNKNSKIKKGIIVLSGSEGGIHNASQIAALLASHGYPSLALAYFGMDTLPATLNEIPLEYFEKAIDWIITKGDISPNNLTVFGRSRGGELALLLGSTFKKITSVIAVAASPILFGTNTTKLSSWKYKGEDIPYLNLKINIISFLKNALTDKLHGRTINFSKLYTNAIKNPDAIETYMIPIENTNGSILMLSGDNDHIWPSSKLCKLGIERLKQHNFSFYYDFLEYKAGHHIYFPYQPIYKYNGSNENMAISNRESWNKILEFLQKL
- a CDS encoding FAD-dependent oxidoreductase; translation: MSLNNYRNVFKPIKIGNILVKNRIEVSPAEPFLASKDGYVTQEFIEWTRAMAKGGAGIVTIGDSPVNAEYAKSSPYVIDMSKDTIVNGLYTLTEVIHRYGAKASLELNLRADYTPTDMTKEKIKQVINDFADAAFRCKQAGMDMVMIHGGHGHLVAQFFSPFYNKRTDEYSTSNMENRTRFARELLDAVREKIGNDMAIEYRISADELNEHGVRIGEALEFAKIIQEKIDLIHVSVGDLYKPEAIPFMIQPTYIPQGINVNYAERFKKELNIPVTTVGSLDIDIAEQVIIEEKADMVAMIRAFIADSDFVNKAKYGEERTIRPCIRCTTCVGQSPHAYCIPIRCAVNPMNGREREFMNMPFQETKKKVVVIGGGPAGMEAARDAAKRGHKVIIMEKSDELGGFLKVASASSLKNDMRRYLQWAVNMTMESQNIEVRLNTEATVENVKAENPDAIVIAVGSKVFIPDIPGVEKKNVIWAGDIAQRKMDTGNKVIVVGAGLTGSEAALLLARKGKKVTLVDMRPLKDLDANSPAIATSTLRSMLQSEDVKTITGIKLKEISDEDAVFVDERQQEHVICCDTLVLALGVTPRTEVVNKFKELVKEVYVIGDCNNKSGNLIKATTEGFFAAMSI
- a CDS encoding methyltransferase family protein: MHKAQKMSRTSSKDIKLILISLLVIGVFCGVSYEFNIRYNYKYSYVIGVGILYLISLFIHRKALKDLGGQNWADSSIPRDGAELVTTGLYSVIRHPIYLAFILEGISVSLASPYFIGVGICECSLCFYRIKFSKEEEYLEKRYGNKYIKYKEKVKYRIIPYIY
- a CDS encoding MarR family winged helix-turn-helix transcriptional regulator — encoded protein: MEDNIRIGKIILNLSNKISRQLNKEASAFGLTGVQAKLIGFIHHRSSTQDIFQKDIEEEFDIRRSSVTSALQLMEKKGYIKRVSVSDDARLKKIVLTEKGLELDKKVYDAIIKLENSLINEFDNDELHVLIDSLDRISKKIVD
- a CDS encoding ABC transporter ATP-binding protein — protein: MIKKLVSYIKEFKKATIVTPIFVIGEVAMEVIIPLLMSKIIDNGVGKGNIQYVCIVGAIMIIAAFASLSFGALAGKYAAKASAGFARNLRKGMYYNIQDFSFSNIDKYSTAGLITRLTTDVTNVQNAFQMIIRMFARAPIMLISAMAMCFYINSKLSLVFLGAIIFLGIFLYFIMTTVHPYFKRVFKKYDELNASVQENLTAIRAVKAYVREEHEVDKFHSASDILYKYFVKAEKIIILNAPLMQFTVYTCILLLSWLGAKMIVTKSMTTGQLMSLFTYTTNIMISLMVISMVFVMVIMAKSSAERIVEVLDEKSTLSNGEDPIYEVKDGSICFNNVDFGYSKDNMLLRNVDIKINSGETIGIIGGTGSAKSTFVQLIPRLYDVTNGSIKVGGLDVRKYDIETLRNEVSMVLQKNVLFSGSIKENLRWGNKNASDEELVEACRQAQAEEFIETLPNKYDTFIEEGGNNVSGGQKQRLCIARALLKKPKILILDDSTSAVDTKTDALIRKAFKQTIPDTTKLIIAQRISSVEDADRIIVLNDGKIDAFDTHENLIKTNNIYREVYESQMKGYDSDEEK
- a CDS encoding GH3 auxin-responsive promoter family protein, with the translated sequence MSKVIYKISIDLGGIVKRNFEKETKNCGKVNEEVLFKILKSNDKSEIGIKFKFKDIKSIRQFKDSVPITEYKDYEKYINRMADGEGNVLMSEKVEYFGHTSGTTGKQKLVPCTKNSRRRASKYMALLVNRFCYDNFKENWNYARGMMIADIVMTTYTKGKIPICSATSGGMKGIKHLLPYLYTSPIEVMEIKDKETALYLHLLFGLEEEELLYISGVFISNILDLFRTLEKNNKALVRDIQKGSISEELNIDEGLRKVLNKKLKPNNKRAMELEKEFKKGFKGIAKRIWPNLLYIASVTGANFSIYNDKVYYYIDSIPIYSAAYGSTEAMIGINPYASKVLYVITPSAVFYEFIPIGEKGEESFDTLLLSELKLGGRYEVVITNYAGLYRYKIGDVVKVVGFYNKCPEIEFLYRKNQVLNMAAEKTNEEHLTYAIKNTIKKLNLDLVDYTTEPDNSITPGRYIFYFEFRNNMYGFSTEKLQNILDDELRVSNLAYNRARNNKKLGMLKVEVLAPNTFDLIKEALFNKGISKNQIKIPRVIINNKIVMDIINRNKIKFVKKSVI